Proteins encoded together in one Allomeiothermus silvanus DSM 9946 window:
- a CDS encoding antibiotic biosynthesis monooxygenase family protein — MHARIVTSHIQVGKIDEAIQIWREKVIPTLKGAQGFKSGYMTGDRQTGKGVAVTFWETEADAAYWNSSGKYQEVIAHFAQLFTAPPSLEQFEVFLQV; from the coding sequence ATGCACGCCAGAATTGTCACCTCGCACATTCAAGTCGGCAAAATAGATGAAGCCATCCAGATTTGGCGGGAAAAGGTCATTCCTACCCTCAAAGGTGCCCAAGGTTTTAAATCGGGCTATATGACCGGCGACCGCCAGACGGGTAAGGGCGTGGCCGTCACGTTTTGGGAAACCGAGGCCGATGCCGCCTACTGGAACAGCAGCGGCAAGTATCAGGAAGTCATCGCACATTTTGCCCAGCTCTTCACCGCACCGCCCAGCCTGGAACAGTTCGAGGTATTCCTTCAGGTTTAG
- a CDS encoding antibiotic biosynthesis monooxygenase: protein MTTLFVRHDIGDYTKWKRVYDALGPVRKEKGVTAASVHREVGHPHTVVITHRFNNAHSAQEFANSEELKTAMDKAGVISKPEFWFAEDVEVTPY from the coding sequence ATGACCACCCTGTTCGTTCGGCACGATATCGGGGATTACACTAAGTGGAAGCGCGTCTACGATGCGCTTGGCCCGGTGCGCAAGGAAAAAGGTGTGACAGCCGCCAGCGTTCACCGTGAGGTGGGCCACCCGCACACCGTCGTGATCACCCACCGCTTCAACAACGCCCACTCCGCCCAGGAGTTTGCCAACTCGGAAGAGCTGAAAACCGCCATGGACAAAGCCGGGGTAATCAGCAAGCCGGAATTCTGGTTCGCCGAGGACGTTGAGGTTACCCCCTACTAG
- a CDS encoding SRPBCC family protein, with protein sequence MEYSLESTWALAAPLEAVWVALSDLERWPAWWPVVASVQPLKPGRADGSEAVYRLGGKVELRVCGVKPPESLEFHTETVLARWTLRFEEGTTLLHLSAWGCDDRERFAQAMSAGARGLARYLGVQLLEAGSWSAPNDPSIFP encoded by the coding sequence ATGGAGTACTCCCTCGAGAGCACCTGGGCTCTGGCCGCCCCCCTGGAGGCAGTCTGGGTCGCCCTCTCCGACCTTGAACGGTGGCCAGCCTGGTGGCCGGTCGTGGCATCGGTTCAGCCGCTGAAGCCCGGCCGAGCAGACGGCAGCGAAGCAGTTTACCGCCTGGGTGGCAAGGTGGAGCTGCGGGTGTGTGGGGTGAAGCCGCCGGAGAGCCTCGAGTTCCACACCGAGACCGTGCTGGCCCGCTGGACCCTGCGCTTCGAAGAAGGCACCACTTTGCTGCACCTCAGCGCCTGGGGCTGTGATGACCGGGAACGCTTCGCTCAGGCCATGTCCGCAGGCGCTCGGGGGCTGGCCCGGTATCTGGGGGTACAGCTCTTGGAAGCCGGCAGTTGGAGCGCGCCCAACGACCCGTCCATATTTCCTTGA
- a CDS encoding ArsR/SmtB family transcription factor, whose amino-acid sequence MDLAQKRRYKDQLFAQFARIGKALANNHRLELIELLAQGERSVESLAREADLSVANASQHLQVLYSAGLVEQRRQGVFVYYRLSESTFPLWRALRDLARRHLAEVERLVARTLEREGDVVSLEALSSKLERGDAVLLDVRPRQEFAAGHIPGAIPAPIEELEALLPSLPRGVEVIAYCRGPYCTFADEAVELLRARGFQARRLELGLPDWREAGYPVVAEGNA is encoded by the coding sequence ATGGATCTTGCCCAAAAGCGCCGCTACAAGGACCAGCTCTTCGCGCAGTTCGCCCGTATCGGCAAGGCCCTGGCCAACAATCACCGCCTCGAGCTTATCGAACTCCTCGCCCAGGGAGAGCGCAGCGTGGAGAGCCTGGCCAGGGAGGCTGACCTCTCCGTGGCCAATGCCAGCCAGCACCTGCAAGTCCTCTATTCGGCTGGGCTGGTCGAGCAGCGCCGCCAGGGCGTGTTCGTCTACTACCGCCTGAGCGAGAGCACGTTTCCCCTCTGGCGGGCCCTGCGCGACCTGGCCCGGCGGCACCTGGCCGAGGTCGAGCGCCTGGTCGCGCGCACCCTGGAGCGCGAGGGCGACGTGGTAAGCCTCGAGGCGCTCTCCTCCAAGCTCGAGCGGGGCGACGCCGTGCTGCTCGACGTGCGCCCGCGCCAGGAGTTCGCAGCTGGGCACATTCCCGGGGCGATCCCTGCACCCATCGAGGAACTCGAGGCGCTGCTGCCTTCCCTGCCCCGGGGAGTGGAGGTCATCGCGTACTGCCGCGGGCCGTACTGCACCTTCGCCGATGAGGCTGTAGAGTTGCTGCGGGCCAGAGGCTTCCAGGCCCGACGCCTGGAGCTGGGCCTGCCGGACTGGCGAGAGGCCGGATATCCGGTGGTGGCTGAGGGGAACGCATGA
- a CDS encoding tetratricopeptide repeat protein codes for MERGLEAAAQAAVRDHCLMRLYAAGLWNRLEARDRPRAERLARAGLDLEAQGTLCPVCSVQFYPALAAFRLEQGELEDALAYARKAQKFAESFQNQPGRAQARWVEGRALAAQGQIEEAQAAFTEAASLFRDLGHAYDLALVLSNLAQLPGQQAHAAEAQHLLAALRSG; via the coding sequence GTGGAGCGGGGCCTCGAGGCCGCCGCGCAGGCCGCGGTGCGCGACCACTGCCTGATGCGCCTCTATGCCGCGGGACTGTGGAACCGCCTGGAAGCCCGCGACCGCCCGCGGGCCGAGCGCCTGGCCCGGGCGGGTCTGGATCTAGAGGCCCAGGGCACGCTGTGCCCGGTGTGCAGCGTGCAGTTCTACCCTGCCCTGGCAGCCTTCCGACTCGAGCAGGGCGAGCTCGAGGACGCCCTAGCCTACGCGCGGAAGGCCCAGAAGTTCGCCGAAAGCTTCCAGAACCAGCCCGGCCGGGCCCAGGCTCGCTGGGTGGAGGGGCGGGCTCTGGCCGCCCAGGGCCAGATAGAAGAAGCCCAGGCCGCCTTCACCGAGGCCGCGTCCCTCTTCCGCGATCTGGGCCACGCCTACGACCTTGCGCTGGTGCTCTCCAACCTGGCCCAGCTCCCCGGCCAGCAGGCGCATGCGGCCGAGGCCCAGCACCTGCTCGCCGCTCTGCGATCAGGGTGA
- a CDS encoding VOC family protein — MSSIQPALALPDRWGLKAPFAAIHHVALVTSDMKKTVAFYRDVLGAQVAMAHRLPADDGRRHYFITVAPNTVLAFFETPEAELPAYQPPIQPKTGRTLDHIAFFVESEAALEAWHTRLQGQASHLSEIQTLQGVVRAFFFADPNGVVLEVMAETPKGFGFPNLDDPDPAY; from the coding sequence ATGTCCAGCATTCAACCCGCTCTCGCACTCCCCGACCGCTGGGGCCTGAAGGCCCCCTTCGCCGCCATCCACCACGTGGCCCTGGTCACCAGCGACATGAAAAAGACCGTGGCCTTTTACCGTGATGTGCTGGGGGCACAGGTGGCCATGGCCCATCGTCTACCCGCAGACGATGGGCGCAGGCACTACTTCATCACCGTCGCGCCCAACACCGTCTTGGCCTTCTTCGAAACCCCCGAGGCGGAGCTTCCCGCCTACCAGCCGCCGATCCAGCCTAAGACCGGGCGCACCCTCGACCACATTGCCTTTTTCGTCGAGAGCGAGGCGGCTTTGGAGGCTTGGCACACCCGCTTGCAAGGCCAAGCCAGCCATCTAAGCGAGATTCAGACCCTCCAGGGCGTGGTGCGGGCCTTTTTCTTCGCCGATCCCAACGGGGTCGTGCTCGAGGTGATGGCCGAGACCCCCAAAGGCTTCGGCTTCCCCAACCTGGACGACCCCGACCCAGCGTACTGA
- a CDS encoding DUF5602 domain-containing protein: protein MQKSFWIGTILAGLGLASVWVLAQTQSQTVMGASGVLFGAKVTSWAKLNAQKVVQEVGLSIPLQAIQNAPEPSAGEAPPTQTDAMMAIMMQGPTLRLELPEAVKQSTFLDHVDLYWEKFGHPPDRYLTPHFDIHFFGVPSAAVDKIDCKNLTPPALELTPKGYAPAVPPGANAAEFCVPLMGFHGLPLSEFAAPGQLKPGLFDYTLISGFYNNQYIFTEPMITKAFLLKKQGFSEAVSRPVTVGRTTLYPTRFSLSFDPQANAYNLVYSGFVAGQ, encoded by the coding sequence ATGCAGAAGTCGTTTTGGATTGGCACCATCCTAGCTGGACTGGGCTTGGCGAGCGTCTGGGTATTGGCCCAGACCCAAAGCCAGACCGTAATGGGGGCATCCGGGGTTTTGTTTGGCGCCAAGGTAACGAGCTGGGCCAAACTAAACGCACAAAAAGTGGTTCAAGAGGTGGGCCTCAGCATTCCTTTGCAGGCCATTCAGAACGCCCCCGAACCCAGCGCGGGCGAAGCACCCCCCACCCAAACCGACGCCATGATGGCCATCATGATGCAGGGGCCGACCCTGCGGCTGGAACTGCCGGAGGCGGTCAAACAGAGCACGTTCCTCGACCACGTAGATCTTTACTGGGAGAAGTTCGGACATCCTCCAGATCGCTACCTCACCCCCCACTTCGACATTCACTTCTTCGGAGTGCCCAGCGCTGCTGTGGACAAAATTGACTGCAAGAACCTGACCCCGCCCGCTCTGGAGCTGACCCCCAAGGGCTACGCCCCCGCGGTGCCCCCCGGCGCCAACGCCGCCGAGTTCTGCGTGCCGTTGATGGGCTTCCACGGGCTGCCCCTCTCGGAGTTCGCCGCCCCCGGCCAGCTCAAGCCCGGCCTCTTCGACTACACCCTGATCTCGGGCTTTTACAACAACCAGTACATCTTCACTGAGCCCATGATCACCAAAGCCTTCTTGCTCAAGAAGCAGGGGTTTAGCGAAGCCGTGAGCCGCCCCGTGACGGTTGGGCGCACCACCCTCTACCCTACCCGCTTCAGCCTGAGCTTCGACCCCCAGGCTAATGCCTACAACCTGGTCTACAGCGGTTTCGTAGCGGGTCAGTAG
- a CDS encoding GYD domain-containing protein codes for MPKYLLQVNYVGEGIRGLLKEGGTSRKAAAEAAVKSVGGRIEAMYYAFGDADCYVIAEVPDHPTAAALSMTLNASGRVSIKTTVLLTPEDMDAAAKLSPSYRAPGQ; via the coding sequence ATGCCCAAGTACCTGTTGCAGGTGAACTATGTCGGCGAAGGAATTCGCGGTTTACTCAAGGAGGGCGGGACGAGCCGCAAGGCCGCGGCCGAGGCTGCGGTCAAATCCGTGGGTGGGCGTATCGAGGCCATGTATTACGCCTTTGGTGACGCTGACTGCTATGTCATTGCTGAAGTGCCCGACCACCCCACCGCCGCCGCACTGTCCATGACCCTCAACGCCAGCGGGCGGGTGAGCATCAAGACCACCGTGTTGTTGACCCCCGAAGACATGGATGCAGCTGCCAAACTCAGCCCCAGCTACCGGGCACCCGGGCAGTAA
- the ribH gene encoding 6,7-dimethyl-8-ribityllumazine synthase: MREYEGKLIGTGMRFGLVVSRWNDLVTRRLLEGAVGALRAHGVEEEALEVAWVPGSFELPLLARQMARSGRYEAVIALGCLIRGATDHYSLIAAAVTHALQHTMLQSDIPIAFGVLTTDTLEQALERAGTKAGNKGAEAALAALEVANLMKAYRGG; encoded by the coding sequence ATGAGGGAGTATGAGGGGAAGCTGATTGGTACCGGGATGCGCTTTGGCCTGGTGGTCTCCCGCTGGAATGACCTGGTCACCCGGCGGCTGCTGGAAGGCGCGGTGGGCGCGCTGCGCGCCCACGGCGTAGAGGAAGAGGCCCTCGAGGTAGCCTGGGTTCCCGGCTCCTTCGAACTGCCCCTGCTGGCTCGGCAGATGGCCCGCAGTGGGCGCTATGAGGCTGTGATCGCGCTGGGCTGCTTGATTCGGGGGGCTACCGATCACTACTCCCTGATTGCGGCGGCGGTGACCCATGCCCTCCAACACACCATGCTGCAATCCGATATTCCCATCGCTTTTGGCGTCCTAACCACCGATACCCTCGAGCAGGCCCTCGAGCGCGCCGGCACCAAGGCGGGCAACAAGGGAGCGGAGGCGGCACTAGCGGCGCTCGAGGTAGCCAACCTGATGAAGGCCTACCGGGGTGGGTAG
- a CDS encoding c-type cytochrome, which translates to MRATLFWASVALMGSSVLMAQKGAAPWFSTTQVKSGQTLVLQQCAACHGAQLEGRYGPPLSGARFTDRWRGRKGKELQLFISQNMPLGRAGHLSQTQILELIAFILHSNGYPSGEQDLTPQSLEQLVLFQP; encoded by the coding sequence ATGCGAGCGACTTTGTTCTGGGCTTCGGTGGCGCTGATGGGCTCGAGCGTCCTTATGGCTCAAAAAGGAGCTGCGCCCTGGTTCAGCACAACCCAGGTCAAGAGCGGTCAAACCCTGGTGTTGCAGCAATGCGCGGCCTGCCACGGCGCACAGCTCGAGGGGCGCTACGGCCCGCCGCTTTCCGGAGCGCGCTTCACCGACCGTTGGCGCGGACGTAAGGGAAAAGAGCTTCAGCTCTTCATTTCCCAAAATATGCCCCTGGGTCGGGCCGGTCATCTGAGCCAAACCCAGATCCTCGAGCTGATCGCCTTCATCTTGCACAGCAACGGATACCCCAGCGGCGAACAAGACCTCACGCCCCAGAGCCTGGAACAGCTCGTACTATTTCAGCCCTGA